In Dryocola sp. LX212, the genomic stretch TGCGGTTTATTCCGTTTACCGCCAGCAGAACGATGCCGCCGACGATAAAGCCGAGCACAAGATTGACCAGCGTCGGGCCAAGCAGATGCACCACGCCGCCGAACTGCTGCGTAAAATTTTCAATCGCATGGTGTAACGCGGGAATGCCGTGCACCAGGATCCCGCCGCCGACGAGGAACATGGCCAGCGTACCGACAACCGACAGGAACTTCATCAGCCAGGGGGCCAGCACCAGCAGCGCTTTGCCGATGCCTTTCGCCAGCGCCGAACTCTTTTCCACCAGCCAGTAGCCCAGATCGTCAAGCTTAACGATCATGCCAACTAAGCCATAAACGCCAACGGTAACCAGAATCGCAATCCCGGACAGCACCAGCACCTGGGTTAGCAGCGGCGCATCAGCGACAATGCCGAGCGTGATGGCGACGATTTCGGCCGAAAGAATAAAGTCGGTGCGAATAGCCCCTTTCACCTTATCGCGCTCATAAACCATCGGATCCTGCTTA encodes the following:
- a CDS encoding DUF808 domain-containing protein — its product is MILAGSSLLTLLDDIATLLDDISLMGKLAAKKTAGVLGDDLSLNAQQVSGVRANRELPVVWSVAKGSFLNKLILVPLALVISAFAPWAITPLLMVGGAFLCFEGVEKVVHSLQARKHKETPEEKQARLDAVAKQDPMVYERDKVKGAIRTDFILSAEIVAITLGIVADAPLLTQVLVLSGIAILVTVGVYGLVGMIVKLDDLGYWLVEKSSALAKGIGKALLVLAPWLMKFLSVVGTLAMFLVGGGILVHGIPALHHAIENFTQQFGGVVHLLGPTLVNLVLGFIVGGIVLLAVNGINRMRGKAAH